A single genomic interval of Bacteroidota bacterium harbors:
- a CDS encoding NYN domain-containing protein, translating to MTEDKLAVLIDADNVPYSNVKEMLAEIAKNGTPTIKRIYADWTKSTVSGWKNVLLENAITPIQQYSYTTGKNSSDSALIIDAMDILYSGKVNGFCIVSSDSDFTRLATRLREAGMTVIGFGEKKTPQPFISACDKFIYLEILKTVAAESKATTKPIAKPKKKEPISKVDSETIRIITESVNDLADETGWTFLGSLGNYILKKKPDFDPRNYGFTKLLPLIKDIKKFDIDERDSGVNNIRHIYLKQK from the coding sequence ATGACAGAAGATAAACTTGCAGTATTAATTGACGCAGACAATGTTCCTTATTCGAACGTAAAAGAAATGCTTGCTGAAATCGCAAAAAACGGAACACCAACAATAAAGAGAATTTATGCAGATTGGACTAAGTCTACTGTTTCGGGCTGGAAAAATGTTCTCTTAGAAAATGCAATCACCCCAATTCAACAATATAGTTATACTACTGGTAAAAATTCTAGCGACAGTGCATTGATAATTGACGCTATGGACATTTTGTATTCAGGAAAAGTAAATGGCTTTTGTATTGTTTCCAGCGACAGTGATTTTACGAGATTAGCGACAAGACTAAGAGAGGCTGGAATGACAGTTATAGGCTTTGGTGAAAAGAAAACGCCACAGCCATTTATTTCGGCTTGTGATAAATTTATTTATTTAGAAATTCTTAAAACAGTGGCCGCTGAATCAAAAGCTACAACAAAACCAATTGCCAAGCCGAAGAAGAAAGAACCTATCAGTAAAGTAGATAGTGAAACAATTAGAATAATAACAGAAAGTGTTAACGATTTGGCTGACGAAACAGGCTGGACATTTTTGGGTAGTTTAGGAAACTACATTCTTAAAAAGAAACCAGACTTTGACCCAAGAAATTATGGATTTACCAAATTACTTCCATTAATAAAAGACATCAAAAAATTTGACATTGACGAGAGAGATAGTGGAGTGAATAATATTAGACATATATATTTAAAACAAAAATAA
- a CDS encoding carboxypeptidase-like regulatory domain-containing protein gives MKNKNLWLISLALILLFSCKKNEPFDGTFELSGTVRDELTGKPIANADVRIIERERGWMVGYAGKLVGSQIANKQGEFVISFPAKEDGYSYEIVATENNKYFEDNTPPWVEFTKKGKGRQDITLMPYGYLKLHIKGNKGGYRLKINGISNHYFSNSDTLQTVKKTPKLNAGIYYFVYDVNNELLYNKIDTVLIPPPPDTAYYLIEF, from the coding sequence TTGAAAAACAAGAACTTATGGCTTATTTCCCTTGCATTGATTTTGCTTTTTTCCTGCAAGAAAAACGAACCTTTTGACGGCACGTTTGAACTTAGCGGTACGGTTAGAGACGAACTGACGGGCAAGCCCATTGCTAATGCTGATGTGAGAATAATAGAAAGAGAACGAGGCTGGATGGTTGGCTATGCCGGCAAATTGGTTGGCTCTCAAATAGCCAATAAGCAAGGCGAGTTTGTAATTTCTTTTCCTGCCAAAGAGGACGGTTACTCCTATGAGATTGTTGCTACAGAAAATAACAAATATTTTGAAGACAATACACCTCCCTGGGTAGAATTTACCAAAAAAGGTAAAGGAAGGCAAGATATTACGCTGATGCCTTACGGGTATCTAAAACTTCATATTAAAGGGAATAAGGGGGGATATAGATTGAAAATAAATGGAATTTCAAATCATTATTTTTCAAATTCTGACACATTGCAAACCGTAAAAAAAACACCAAAACTAAATGCCGGTATTTATTATTTTGTTTATGATGTTAATAATGAGTTGCTTTACAATAAGATTGATACGGTTCTTATCCCCCCTCCCCCCGACACGGCTTATTATCTAATAGAGTTTTAA
- a CDS encoding 6-carboxytetrahydropterin synthase, whose protein sequence is MKATVTRKAHFNSAHRLHVPTWSDEKNQTYFGLCNNPNFHGHNYELDVSVTGEINPLTGFAYDIGKLKKLIEKEITEAFDHKNLNLDTPEFKNLNPTAENIASVIWQKLRSQIETEYELTVTLAETPRNIVTVNGK, encoded by the coding sequence GTGAAAGCAACAGTAACACGCAAAGCACATTTTAATTCAGCACACAGACTCCATGTTCCCACTTGGTCAGATGAAAAAAATCAGACTTATTTTGGTTTATGCAATAACCCCAATTTTCATGGACACAATTACGAACTCGATGTCAGTGTAACGGGAGAAATCAATCCTCTCACGGGTTTTGCCTATGACATAGGAAAACTCAAAAAATTGATTGAAAAAGAAATAACCGAAGCCTTTGACCACAAGAATTTGAATCTTGACACACCAGAATTTAAAAACCTGAATCCCACCGCAGAAAATATTGCCTCTGTTATTTGGCAAAAACTTAGAAGTCAAATCGAAACCGAATATGAACTTACGGTTACACTTGCCGAAACCCCCAGAAATATCGTAACAGTTAATGGAAAATAA
- a CDS encoding DUF6252 family protein, protein MNKNNLIILIFSFLVAFLPSCKRETPIIFKKPGRPTELPPITTEGKNTFGWLVDGELLVPYPRKAIKDNFVKFYYGVKWADLEGTLQVGGTMEGETGYESRTVSLYLPNRVFNEGDYVLFTDSNTLTGPRLNEVTLYITDKSGNVTFSSWRVYNPDCGRIKVLRLDTFERIIAGTFYFDAVNKDGDTIKVTDGRFDLKY, encoded by the coding sequence ATGAACAAAAACAATCTTATCATATTGATTTTCAGCTTTTTAGTAGCCTTTCTCCCAAGCTGCAAGAGAGAAACCCCAATAATCTTTAAAAAACCGGGGCGACCCACCGAGTTGCCTCCCATTACCACGGAAGGCAAAAACACCTTTGGCTGGTTAGTGGATGGAGAACTGCTTGTGCCTTACCCTAGAAAAGCTATAAAAGATAATTTCGTAAAATTTTACTATGGAGTAAAATGGGCAGATTTAGAGGGAACATTACAAGTTGGTGGTACTATGGAAGGAGAGACAGGTTATGAATCGAGAACAGTTAGCTTATATCTTCCTAATCGTGTTTTTAATGAGGGTGATTATGTTTTGTTCACGGACTCTAATACTCTTACAGGTCCAAGACTTAATGAGGTAACTCTTTATATTACAGACAAATCAGGTAATGTAACTTTTAGTTCATGGAGGGTTTATAATCCGGATTGTGGTCGTATTAAAGTATTAAGGCTTGATACGTTTGAAAGAATTATAGCAGGAACCTTTTATTTTGATGCTGTCAACAAGGATGGAGATACCATAAAAGTAACAGACGGCAGATTTGATTTAAAATATTAA
- a CDS encoding carboxypeptidase-like regulatory domain-containing protein, whose amino-acid sequence MKKLRIKLLVILLFGVLLTSCKKDLPYDDDYEVSGYVLDELTGKPIAYATVGVLQISREDFLGWGAKTVASGTADSTGYFKYHFHANENDNLYELVARKDDHYFEKSNFPDISFNKNGKTTQNVTLMPHGYLTLVIKGNKGGWTIGGIGQYRFYRGVDTSVTLYETPNQNSAVNYVVRNEQDSIIYTSLNTILIPLPPRHGLLSNRVLI is encoded by the coding sequence ATGAAAAAATTAAGAATCAAATTATTAGTAATCTTACTTTTTGGGGTGCTACTCACCAGTTGCAAAAAAGACCTGCCCTACGATGACGATTATGAAGTAAGCGGGTACGTGTTGGACGAACTGACTGGCAAACCTATTGCCTATGCCACCGTGGGTGTGTTACAAATAAGCCGAGAAGATTTCTTGGGCTGGGGAGCGAAAACAGTAGCGAGTGGCACAGCAGACAGCACAGGATATTTTAAGTACCATTTCCACGCCAATGAAAACGATAACCTCTACGAGCTGGTAGCACGAAAAGATGACCACTACTTTGAAAAGTCCAATTTTCCCGATATATCCTTTAACAAGAATGGTAAAACTACCCAAAATGTAACCCTTATGCCACATGGTTACCTGACCTTAGTTATTAAGGGAAATAAGGGAGGATGGACAATTGGTGGTATTGGTCAATATCGATTTTATAGAGGAGTTGACACATCTGTAACTCTTTATGAAACACCAAATCAAAATAGTGCTGTAAATTATGTTGTGAGAAATGAACAAGATAGTATTATTTACACTAGTTTAAATACAATCTTAATCCCCCTCCCCCCCCGACACGGCTTATTATCTAATAGAGTTTTAATTTAA
- the ccoN gene encoding cytochrome-c oxidase, cbb3-type subunit I, whose amino-acid sequence MEETKSTNVSTGLETFYYDNKIVRNFAYATVLWGVVGMLAGLWAALSLYFPEVNLGLPATTFGRMRPVHTNAVIFAFVGNAIFAGVYYSLQRLTKARMFSDTLSKVHFWGWQLLILAGALTLWMGFTQAKEYAELEWPLDIAITLLWVVFGINMMGTILKRRERHLYVAIWFYIGTWVAVAMLHIINSMAMPYAIFGSVSWYAGVQDALVQWWYGHNAVAFFLTTPFLGLMYYFIPKAANRPVYSYRWSIIHFWSLIFIYIWAGPHHLLYTALPEWAQGLGTVFSIMLIAPSWGGMLNGLLTLRGAWDRVREDAILKFFVVALTCYGMATFEGPMLSLKSVNAISHYTDWTIAHVHVGALGWNGFLAFGMLYWMIPRLFGTKLYSKRMANQHFWIGVVGIVFYVIPLYWAAFTQSLMWKQFTPEGTLKYQFMETVNTILPMYGLRALGGTIYLIGVFLMIYNLFKTIKSGKLIENEMAQAAPLPKLEVKSNVKEHWHTWVEKRPVQMVILSLIAVGIGGLVEMVPTFLIKSNVPTISSVQPYTALELYGRSIYIREGCYTCHSQMIRPFRDEEARYGEYSKAGEFVYDHPYQWGSKRTGPDLQRIGGKYPDSWHYNHMLEPNSISAGSIMPAYPWLFNDKIDKSKTYSMIKAMKRLGIPYADGYENQANDDMDKQGAEIQASLKKDKIEVAKDKEIVALIAYLQRLGTDLKKENKELGDSK is encoded by the coding sequence ATGGAAGAAACAAAAAGCACAAACGTCTCGACAGGACTTGAGACATTTTACTACGACAACAAGATTGTCAGAAACTTTGCTTATGCCACTGTTCTTTGGGGCGTGGTCGGAATGTTAGCCGGTCTTTGGGCTGCATTGTCATTATATTTTCCCGAAGTTAATTTAGGTTTACCCGCTACCACATTCGGACGTATGCGTCCTGTACACACGAATGCGGTGATTTTTGCTTTTGTGGGCAATGCCATTTTTGCAGGAGTGTATTATTCACTTCAAAGGTTAACCAAAGCCCGTATGTTTTCGGACACACTCAGCAAAGTTCATTTCTGGGGTTGGCAACTGCTCATTCTTGCAGGCGCTTTGACACTCTGGATGGGTTTTACGCAAGCAAAAGAATATGCTGAACTTGAATGGCCACTTGACATTGCTATCACACTACTTTGGGTTGTGTTCGGTATCAACATGATGGGTACAATCCTGAAAAGAAGAGAAAGGCATCTTTATGTTGCCATTTGGTTCTATATTGGTACTTGGGTTGCTGTGGCTATGTTACATATCATCAATTCAATGGCTATGCCTTATGCAATTTTTGGAAGTGTAAGTTGGTATGCAGGTGTTCAAGATGCATTGGTACAATGGTGGTATGGGCACAATGCCGTTGCATTCTTCCTTACTACACCCTTCTTGGGATTGATGTATTACTTTATTCCTAAAGCGGCAAACCGCCCTGTGTATTCTTACCGCTGGTCTATCATCCACTTCTGGTCTTTAATTTTTATTTATATATGGGCGGGTCCTCACCATTTGCTCTATACAGCACTTCCTGAGTGGGCGCAAGGTTTGGGAACTGTTTTCTCTATCATGTTGATTGCACCTTCATGGGGAGGAATGTTGAATGGTTTATTGACATTGCGTGGCGCTTGGGACAGGGTTCGCGAGGATGCTATTCTCAAATTCTTTGTGGTGGCGCTTACTTGCTATGGAATGGCAACTTTTGAAGGTCCTATGCTTTCATTAAAGAGTGTAAATGCCATCAGCCACTATACAGATTGGACGATAGCGCACGTGCATGTGGGCGCATTGGGCTGGAACGGATTTCTTGCTTTTGGTATGTTATATTGGATGATACCACGTCTATTCGGAACAAAATTATATTCCAAGAGAATGGCAAATCAGCATTTCTGGATTGGAGTCGTGGGTATAGTTTTTTATGTGATTCCTTTGTATTGGGCTGCATTCACACAAAGTTTGATGTGGAAACAGTTTACACCGGAAGGCACATTGAAATATCAATTTATGGAAACCGTAAATACAATTCTTCCCATGTATGGATTGAGAGCATTAGGAGGAACTATCTATCTGATAGGGGTTTTCTTGATGATTTACAACTTATTTAAGACCATTAAATCCGGCAAATTAATTGAAAACGAAATGGCTCAGGCTGCGCCTCTGCCTAAGTTGGAAGTTAAATCCAATGTAAAAGAACATTGGCATACATGGGTTGAAAAAAGACCTGTCCAAATGGTTATTCTATCCCTGATTGCAGTAGGTATTGGCGGATTGGTAGAAATGGTACCGACTTTCTTGATTAAATCAAACGTACCCACCATCAGTAGTGTGCAACCCTATACTGCATTGGAACTTTATGGAAGAAGCATTTATATTCGTGAAGGTTGTTACACTTGTCATTCACAGATGATTAGACCTTTCAGAGATGAAGAAGCACGTTATGGTGAATATTCAAAAGCAGGTGAGTTTGTGTATGACCATCCTTATCAGTGGGGTTCCAAAAGAACCGGTCCTGATTTGCAAAGAATTGGCGGCAAATATCCTGACAGTTGGCACTACAATCACATGTTAGAACCAAACTCCATTTCAGCAGGGTCAATCATGCCGGCTTATCCTTGGCTTTTCAATGATAAAATTGACAAAAGCAAAACATACAGTATGATAAAAGCTATGAAACGACTTGGAATTCCTTATGCTGACGGTTACGAAAACCAAGCGAATGATGATATGGATAAGCAAGGGGCTGAAATTCAGGCTTCGCTCAAAAAAGACAAAATTGAGGTGGCAAAAGACAAAGAGATTGTCGCCTTGATTGCCTACTTGCAAAGACTTGGAACAGACCTAAAAAAAGAAAATAAAGAGTTAGGCGATTCAAAATAA
- the folE gene encoding GTP cyclohydrolase I FolE — translation MENNINTPLRPDAFELSDEEKMHIIEGHFREIMNTLGLDLNNDSLKGTPHRVAKMYVKEMFWGLNPNLKPKIMHFVNEFKYNKILIEKDINFYTHCEHHFVPFFGKVHLAYIPNGKVVGLSKLNRIVEYYAKRPQVQERMTMQISHELQKALNTPDVAVIVNAKHLCVASRGIKDDSSTTTTEEYSGVFEELETRKELFRLLNF, via the coding sequence ATGGAAAATAATATCAACACCCCCCTGAGACCGGATGCTTTTGAGCTTTCCGATGAAGAAAAAATGCACATTATCGAAGGTCATTTCAGAGAGATAATGAATACACTTGGTTTAGACCTCAACAATGACAGTTTGAAAGGAACTCCACACAGAGTTGCCAAAATGTATGTCAAAGAAATGTTTTGGGGATTGAATCCTAATCTCAAACCCAAGATTATGCATTTTGTCAATGAATTTAAATACAATAAAATTTTAATTGAAAAAGACATTAATTTCTACACCCATTGCGAACACCACTTTGTGCCTTTCTTTGGCAAAGTTCATTTGGCATATATTCCGAATGGCAAGGTTGTAGGGCTTTCCAAACTCAATCGCATTGTTGAATATTATGCCAAAAGACCTCAGGTGCAGGAACGTATGACCATGCAAATTTCACACGAACTGCAAAAAGCACTCAACACGCCTGATGTTGCCGTCATTGTGAACGCCAAACATTTATGCGTTGCATCTCGCGGTATCAAAGATGATAGCAGCACAACTACAACCGAAGAATACAGCGGTGTGTTTGAAGAGTTGGAAACCCGAAAAGAACTTTTCAGGTTGCTGAATTTTTAA
- a CDS encoding DNA starvation/stationary phase protection protein — MKKINAIGLDSTKSKHLADKLNELLANYSIFYQNTRGFHWNIKGEKFFELHLKFEELYNDLLIKIDEVAERILTLGHTPNHKYSDYKKVSKISESNQISDGLKAVADILNSFQTVISLQREILVLSADAEDEGTNALMSDYIRAQEKLVWMYSAFLNK, encoded by the coding sequence ATGAAGAAAATAAACGCAATCGGACTTGACAGCACAAAGTCCAAGCATTTAGCGGACAAGCTAAATGAGTTGTTGGCAAACTATTCCATTTTTTATCAAAACACGAGAGGGTTTCACTGGAATATTAAGGGAGAGAAATTCTTTGAACTGCATTTAAAGTTTGAAGAGTTGTATAATGACTTACTTATCAAAATTGACGAGGTTGCAGAAAGAATATTGACTTTGGGACACACGCCCAATCATAAATATTCTGATTACAAGAAGGTTTCAAAAATTTCTGAAAGCAATCAGATTTCGGACGGACTTAAAGCTGTTGCTGACATTCTCAACTCATTTCAGACAGTGATTAGTTTGCAAAGAGAAATACTTGTGCTATCCGCAGACGCTGAAGACGAGGGGACAAATGCTCTCATGAGTGACTATATCCGGGCACAAGAAAAATTGGTTTGGATGTATTCTGCATTTCTTAACAAATAA
- a CDS encoding carboxypeptidase-like regulatory domain-containing protein: protein MLFSCKKNSFFDGTFELSGTVRDELTGKPIANADVRIIERERGWMVGYAGKLVGSQIANKKGEFVISFPAKEEGFSYEIVATENNKYFEDNTPPWVEFTKTGKGRQDITLMPYGYLTFIIKGNKGGYRLKINGISNHYFSNSDTLQTVKKTPKLNTGIYYFVYDVNNELLYNKIDTVLIPPPPRHCLSSNRVLTKYITMKHLHITLFIAFTFITNTYNAQAQSPPDSSSGLQEVIDWTFAPLDTSQLLTTGLLMDKGMMDSSFFPYLCRNKTLLL from the coding sequence TTGCTTTTTTCATGCAAGAAAAACTCATTCTTTGATGGCACATTTGAACTTAGCGGTACGGTTAGAGATGAACTGACGGGCAAGCCCATTGCTAATGCTGATGTGAGAATAATTGAACGAGAAAGAGGCTGGATGGTTGGCTATGCAGGCAAATTGGTTGGCTCTCAAATAGCCAATAAGAAAGGAGAGTTTGTTATTTCTTTTCCTGCCAAAGAGGAAGGTTTTTCTTATGAAATTGTTGCTACAGAAAATAACAAATATTTTGAAGACAATACACCTCCCTGGGTGGAATTTACCAAAACAGGCAAAGGCAGGCAGGATATTACGCTGATGCCTTACGGATATCTAACTTTTATTATTAAAGGGAATAAGGGAGGATATAGATTGAAAATAAATGGAATTTCAAATCATTATTTTTCAAATTCTGACACATTGCAAACCGTAAAAAAAACACCAAAACTAAATACCGGTATTTATTATTTTGTTTATGATGTTAATAATGAGTTGCTTTACAATAAGATTGATACGGTTCTTATCCCCCCCCCCCCCCGACACTGCTTATCATCTAATCGAGTTTTAACTAAATATATCACTATGAAACATCTACACATTACATTATTTATAGCGTTCACGTTTATTACAAACACATACAACGCACAAGCGCAATCTCCTCCAGACAGTTCTTCCGGACTGCAAGAGGTCATTGACTGGACATTCGCCCCTTTGGACACCTCTCAACTTTTAACCACCGGGCTTTTGATGGATAAAGGCATGATGGATTCTTCCTTCTTTCCATACCTTTGTCGTAACAAAACACTACTGCTATGA
- a CDS encoding transposase, translating to MQGHKKFNPQLFYELSLDGLVPQDNFYRKINRELEFGFLYSETKKYYGTEGQQSIYPVVFFKILLVGFLNNINSDRALLRYCSNCLDVRLFLGYDLNEELPWHSTISRTRQPINMY from the coding sequence ATGCAAGGACATAAAAAATTCAATCCGCAACTCTTTTACGAACTCAGCTTAGACGGCTTGGTTCCTCAAGACAATTTCTACCGCAAAATAAACCGTGAATTAGAGTTTGGATTTTTATATTCCGAAACCAAAAAATACTATGGTACAGAAGGTCAGCAGAGCATTTATCCGGTAGTTTTCTTTAAGATATTATTAGTTGGCTTTTTGAACAATATCAACAGCGACAGAGCTTTGCTTCGCTATTGCAGCAACTGCTTGGATGTGCGTTTGTTTCTGGGTTACGACTTGAATGAAGAGTTGCCTTGGCATTCCACCATATCAAGAACAAGACAGCCAATAAACATGTATTGA
- the mdh gene encoding malate dehydrogenase produces MKVSVIGAGNVGATCADVLAQKDIVSEVVLLDIKENFAEGKALDIWECAPVNLYDTRVTGSTNDYSKTANSEVVVITSGLPRKPGMTRDDLISTNAGIVKTVTENVIKYSPKAKIIVVSNPLDVMTYCAYLTSKKPAHEVFGMAGILDTARYRAFLASELHCSPKDIQALLLGGHGDTMVPLPRYTTVAGIPVTELVAKDKLDAIIERTKKGGGEIVNLLGTSAWYAPGASAAQMVEAIVRDQKRIFPVCAWLQGEYGMNNIYLGVPVILGKNGIEKIIELKLNAEEKALLEESAGHVREVMSVLDKLNSQSA; encoded by the coding sequence ATGAAAGTTAGTGTAATCGGAGCCGGAAATGTGGGTGCAACCTGCGCAGATGTTTTGGCTCAAAAAGACATTGTGAGCGAAGTAGTTCTATTAGACATCAAAGAAAATTTTGCCGAAGGAAAAGCGCTCGACATTTGGGAATGTGCTCCCGTAAACCTCTATGACACAAGAGTTACAGGCTCTACGAATGATTATTCAAAAACAGCCAACTCAGAAGTGGTGGTAATCACCTCCGGTTTGCCCCGTAAGCCCGGCATGACTCGTGATGACCTTATTTCTACCAATGCAGGTATTGTAAAAACTGTTACTGAAAATGTAATCAAATATTCGCCTAAAGCCAAAATCATTGTGGTTTCTAACCCCTTGGATGTCATGACCTATTGCGCATATTTAACATCTAAAAAACCTGCTCATGAAGTTTTTGGAATGGCGGGAATCCTTGACACTGCAAGATATAGAGCATTCTTAGCTTCTGAACTGCACTGCTCTCCGAAAGACATTCAAGCCTTGTTGTTGGGCGGACATGGCGACACCATGGTTCCACTTCCCAGATACACAACCGTAGCCGGTATTCCCGTTACCGAACTGGTTGCCAAAGACAAGCTGGACGCTATCATTGAAAGAACTAAAAAAGGCGGTGGAGAAATTGTCAATCTGCTGGGTACTTCTGCATGGTATGCACCCGGTGCATCTGCTGCACAAATGGTAGAAGCGATTGTTCGCGACCAGAAAAGGATTTTCCCTGTTTGTGCATGGTTACAAGGCGAGTATGGCATGAATAACATTTACTTGGGTGTACCGGTTATTCTTGGCAAAAACGGTATTGAGAAAATTATTGAACTAAAATTAAATGCTGAAGAAAAAGCATTGTTGGAAGAGTCTGCAGGGCATGTAAGAGAAGTGATGTCTGTATTAGACAAACTCAATTCGCAATCAGCTTAA
- a CDS encoding integrase core domain-containing protein: MTESGEPTDNAYAERVNGILKEEYLYQYNPKNMAQAKAILAQTIQLYNQKRPHLSLENQTPNHVFKTHTRKFNRLWKSYQKTNFVNP, translated from the coding sequence ATGACCGAGTCAGGCGAACCCACAGACAATGCCTACGCTGAAAGAGTAAATGGAATTTTAAAAGAAGAATACCTTTACCAATACAACCCTAAAAACATGGCTCAAGCTAAAGCTATTTTGGCTCAAACTATTCAACTTTACAACCAAAAAAGACCTCATTTGAGTTTAGAAAATCAAACCCCAAACCATGTTTTTAAAACCCATACACGAAAGTTTAATAGACTTTGGAAATCCTATCAAAAAACTAATTTTGTAAACCCATGA
- a CDS encoding transposase, with product MTDKKTENQLFKKQKRTLTFHDDEFKRKVIAEYLDGNASKESIQKKYGIKADSAITRWMRKFGIVDPFAKTPYLGFVKEHHLKKKERANWSLKTKRFRKKIKSWKPN from the coding sequence ATGACAGACAAAAAAACAGAAAATCAGTTGTTTAAAAAGCAAAAAAGAACGCTTACTTTTCACGATGACGAATTCAAAAGAAAAGTTATTGCAGAGTATTTGGATGGTAACGCTTCCAAAGAATCAATTCAAAAAAAGTACGGTATTAAAGCAGACAGTGCCATTACCCGTTGGATGCGAAAATTTGGAATTGTAGATCCTTTTGCAAAAACGCCTTACCTTGGCTTCGTGAAAGAACATCATTTAAAAAAGAAAGAGCGGGCAAATTGGAGCTTGAAAACAAAGCGCTTCAGAAAAAAAATCAAGAGCTGGAAGCCAAACTAA
- a CDS encoding c-type cytochrome, which produces MKKTNKNLKHFVLATTFLLMPLSGLFANDANTVEEIHLIAGIPAGYFYTIFGILLLIVISVIILVASINKAIAPIIKEINDKKGITRKSWWEKMNETKSLDADSEAAVDMGHDYDGIRELDNPTPPWWVWGFRLSMLFAVVYLWVYFVGKNAPLQIEELAIANAQAEKAKAEYLAKTGNMVDENNIPTLTDASELAIGKDFFVNNCSACHLADGGGMIGPNLTDDYWMHGNTLNDIFKTIKYGVPGTGMVAWKNNFSDKQIVQITSFVKSLHGTKPMTAKEPEGELMKD; this is translated from the coding sequence ATGAAAAAGACAAATAAGAATTTAAAGCATTTTGTATTAGCAACTACATTCCTGTTGATGCCCCTTTCGGGTTTGTTTGCCAATGACGCAAACACAGTAGAAGAGATTCACCTGATTGCAGGTATTCCTGCAGGTTATTTTTATACCATCTTCGGTATTCTCTTATTGATTGTGATATCTGTTATCATATTAGTTGCGTCTATCAACAAAGCCATTGCGCCTATTATCAAAGAGATAAACGACAAAAAAGGTATTACAAGGAAATCTTGGTGGGAGAAAATGAATGAAACCAAAAGCCTTGATGCGGATTCAGAAGCAGCTGTTGACATGGGTCATGATTACGATGGTATTCGCGAACTTGACAACCCTACACCTCCTTGGTGGGTTTGGGGATTTCGTCTCAGCATGTTGTTTGCAGTAGTGTATTTGTGGGTTTATTTTGTAGGAAAAAATGCACCATTGCAAATAGAGGAGCTCGCGATTGCCAATGCTCAAGCAGAAAAAGCCAAAGCAGAATATCTTGCTAAAACGGGCAATATGGTTGATGAAAATAATATCCCCACACTTACAGATGCTTCTGAATTGGCTATAGGCAAGGATTTCTTTGTCAATAACTGTTCTGCCTGTCATCTCGCAGACGGAGGAGGTATGATTGGACCAAACCTCACAGATGATTATTGGATGCATGGCAATACATTAAACGATATTTTCAAAACCATTAAATACGGTGTGCCCGGTACCGGAATGGTTGCTTGGAAAAACAACTTTTCAGACAAGCAAATAGTACAGATAACAAGCTTTGTAAAATCACTTCATGGAACCAAACCTATGACTGCCAAAGAACCTGAGGGCGAGTTAATGAAAGATTAA